The following proteins come from a genomic window of Deltaproteobacteria bacterium RIFCSPHIGHO2_02_FULL_44_16:
- a CDS encoding NADH-quinone oxidoreductase subunit B, translating into MGGEVMSGGTDIITSKIEDLLNWARKYSLWPFPFGTACCAIEFMGAVSSRYDISRFGAELVRFSPRQADLLLVMGTVSYKQAPILKRIYDQMPYPKWVVAYGVCASTGGFYDNYHTIQGIDEIIPVDVYIPGCPPRPEQLFDALVKIQEGILGKKKPEILHA; encoded by the coding sequence ATGGGAGGAGAAGTCATGAGTGGCGGTACCGATATTATTACCTCGAAAATCGAAGACCTTTTAAACTGGGCGCGAAAGTATTCGCTCTGGCCTTTTCCTTTTGGAACCGCCTGCTGCGCGATTGAGTTTATGGGGGCTGTTTCGAGTCGTTATGATATTTCTCGTTTTGGTGCTGAGCTCGTCCGCTTTTCTCCGCGCCAGGCCGATCTCTTGCTCGTCATGGGAACCGTGAGTTATAAACAAGCTCCTATTTTGAAACGTATTTACGATCAGATGCCGTATCCGAAATGGGTTGTTGCTTACGGTGTCTGTGCGTCGACCGGTGGATTTTATGACAACTATCATACGATTCAGGGGATCGATGAAATTATTCCCGTCGATGTTTATATTCCTGGTTGTCCGCCGAGACCTGAACAACTTTTCGATGCGCTGGTGAAAATTCAAGAAGGTATTTTAGGGAAAAAGAAACCAGAGATACTGCATGCATAA